The Gouania willdenowi chromosome 3, fGouWil2.1, whole genome shotgun sequence genome includes a region encoding these proteins:
- the adma gene encoding adrenomedullin a: MTLVFHSFLYCCLLATVAHCVELEIKPQLKKSLSIWPGSRLRRDLQGASLERIEESEHFVRSEDIRDTPLQHSSTDIHIRTKRSKPSANQSRRHGCSLGTCTVHDLAHRLHQLNNKLKIGIAPVDKISPQGYGRRRRSLPERRLSLQLTQGRLRRVWSTSDSQVHKLEALLRRT; the protein is encoded by the exons ATGACATTGGTCTTCCACTCCTTCCTCTATTGCTGCCTGCTGGCAACAGTAGCACACTGTGTGGAACTTGAAATCAAACCACAGTTGAAAAAGAG TCTCAGCATATGGCCTGGGAGCAGATTGAGAAGGGATCTTCAAGGTGCATCACTGGAGAGGATAGAAGAGTCTGAGCACTTTGTCAGATCAGAGGATATCAGGGACACTCCACTGCAACATTCCAG CACTGACATCCATATCCGTACCAAGAGGTCTAAACCTTCAGCCAACCAGTCAAGAAGACACGGCTGTTCGCTGGGCACCTGTACGGTCCATGACCTGGCCCACCGTCTGCACCAGCTCAATAACAAGCTGAAGATCGGGATTGCCCCCGTAGACAAGATCAGCCCACAGGGCTACGGCCGGAGGCGTCGCTCTCTCCCAGAGCGCAGACTGTCTCTGCAGCTGACGCAAGGCAGGCTGAGGCGCGTGTGGAGCACCAGTGACTCGCAGGTTCACAAGCTCGAGGCGCTCCTCAGACGAACATGA